The Vicia villosa cultivar HV-30 ecotype Madison, WI linkage group LG1, Vvil1.0, whole genome shotgun sequence genome includes a region encoding these proteins:
- the LOC131643400 gene encoding tubulin alpha chain-like has product MRECISVHIGQAGIQVGNACWELYCLEHGIGPDGQMPSDKTVGGGDDAFNTFFSETGAGKHVPRAVFVDLEPTVIDEVRTGTYRQLFHPEQLISGKEDAANNFARGHYTIGKEIVDLCLDRIRKLADNCTGLQGFLVFNAVGGGTGSGLGSLLLERLSVDYGKKSKLGFTVYPSPQVSTSVVEPYNSVLSTHSLLEHTDVAVLLDNEAIYDICKRSLDIERPTYTNLNRLISQVISSLTASLRFDGALNVDVTEFQTNLVPYPRIHFMLSSYAPVISAEKAYHEQLSVAEITNSAFEPSSMMAKCDPRHGKYMACCLMYRGDVVPKDVNAAVGMIKTKRTIQFVDWCPTGFKCGINYQPPTVVPGGDLAKVQRAVCMISNSTSVAEVFGRIDHKFDLMYAKRAFVHWYVGEGMEEGEFSEAREDLAALEKDYEEVGAESGEGDDEDLGDY; this is encoded by the exons ATGAGAGAGTGCATCTCAGTTCACATCGGTCAGGCCGGTATTCAGGTCGGAAATGCTTGCTGGGAGCTTTACTGTCTCGAACACGGCATTGGT CCTGATGGCCAAATGCCAAGTGACAAGACCGTTGGTGGAGGTGATGATGCTTTCAACACCTTCTTCAGCGAGACTGGTGCTGGAAAGCATGTTCCCCGTGCTGTATTTGTAGATCTGGAGCCGACTGTTATCGATGAGGTGAGGACTGGAACTTATCGCCAGCTTTTCCACCCAGAGCAGCTCATCAGCGGCAAAGAAGATGCCGCCAACAACTTTGCCCGTGGTCATTATACCA TTGGAAAAGAGATTGTTGATCTGTGTTTGGATCGTATCAGAAAGCTTGCTGACAACTGCACTGGTCTCCAAGGGTTTTTGGTTTTCAATGCTGTTGGTGGAGGAACTGGTTCTGGTCTTGGTTCTCTGCTCCTGGAACGTCTTTCTGTTGATTACGGAAAGAAGTCCAAGCTTGGATTCACCGTCTACCCCTCACCTCAGGTTTCAACCTCTGTTGTTGAGCCATACAACAGTGTCCTCTCCACCCACTCCCTCTTGGAGCACACCGATGTTGCTGTTCTTTTGGACAATGAAGCTATCTACGACATTTGCAAGCGGTCCCTCGACATTGAGCGCCCTACCTACACCAACCTCAACCGTCTGATCTCCCAG GTGATTTCATCCTTGACTGCTTCTCTAAGGTTTGATGGTGCCCTCAATGTCGATGTGACTGAATTCCAAACTAACTTGGTCCCGTATCCTAGAATCCATTTCATGCTTTCTTCATATGCTCCTGTTATCTCAGCTGAGAAGGCTTATCATGAGCAGCTTTCGGTTGCTGAAATTACCAACAGTGCTTTTGAGCCATCATCCATGATGGCCAAGTGTGATCCTCGCCATGGAAAGTACATGGCTTGTTGTCTGATGTACCGTGGTGACGTTGTTCCCAAAGACGTGAACGCAGCTGTTGGAATGATCAAAACCAAGAGGACCATTCAGTTTGTTGATTGGTGCCCTACTGGTTTCAAGTGTGGTATTAACTACCAGCCACCAACTGTTGTTCCTGGAGGTGACCTTGCTAAGGTTCAGAGAGCTGTTTGCATGATTTCAAACTCCACCAGTGTAGCTGAAGTGTTTGGTCGCATTGATCACAAGTTTGATCTCATGTATGCCAAACGTGCTTTTGTTCACTGGTATGTGGGTGAGGGTATGGAAGAAGGTGAATTTTCCGAAGCTCGTGAGGATCTTGCTGCTCTGGAAAAGGATTATGAAGAAGTTGGTGCTGAATCTGGTGAGGGTGATGATGAAGATTTGGGCGATTACTAG